The Negativicutes bacterium genomic interval CGATATTGATAAAGCCGGCAAACTATTGCAAGAAGCTTTGCCAAGTGATGCCAAGTTTATGATGGTTTCAGCGATTGGAGAGTTATACTCAACAGTGGGCGGAAGAACTACTTATCCGCCAATGAAAGAACATAGACAAAAAATTTTGTTGCAAGCTTTTTCAAAAAGAATGGTTAAAAAGTGTGAAATTATTTCAATTCCATTACATAACGAAGATTTACTGGAAGAAAGAGAAGATATCAGTATTGATGAACGGATTGACTTAATAAAAAATGAGTTTGATAAAGCTCATTCTAAAATAAATTTTCCGATTAATTCGCAGGATACTGTTGCGTTAACTTATATTGATGGAGTTTCAAAATGTGAAAGTTTCGTTGTACAAGCTATTTATGAAAGTAAAAACTACCCATGTATTTTTATTGGAGGCTCGGCCTCAGGAAAAATGGATTTTAAGAATACCTATTTGCATAACGGCGAAAAAGTATTAGAAAATCATGCGGTTATTTGTTTTATGAAATTAAATCACAATTATAAGTTTGGTTTATTTAAAACACAGGGCTTTGTTAAAGGTGAAGGAGAATATATTATTGCCGATGCTGATCCGGCCAATCGATATGTTTCTAAAGTTCTTGATAAGAATGGTAAATTAGTTAATTTTATTGATGTTTTAAAAGAAAGATTTAATGCAGAATCAGTAGAAGAATTATTAAGAGTAATAGCAAACTACACTTTTGCGACTGAAATAAATAATGAAATTTTTTCACGTACTATTTTGAAGATTGATGAAGAAAAAAATCGAGTTTATTTTTATTGTGATTTAGCAGTGGGTGAAAAAATAATTGTTGTTAACAGGGTATCTTTTCTAGATACTTTGAAAAATGACTGGCAGGAATTTATGTTTAACAAAACGAAGCCTATCGCGGGGATTGTTAATGATTGTATCACTAGGCGGAATGTTAATGCTGATGCAATTCCTAAAATTGATATTTTTGATGACATTAATATGGTTGGATTTTCTTGCTTTGGTGAGTTTTTTGGAGTTCATATGAATGATACCTTGACTGCTATTTTTTTCTTTAAAGTAGAGGATGATGAGGTCTTTCAAGACAAATATTATGATTATTTTCCTATTGTTTATGGCGAGTTTAAAAGTTATTTCTTGCTACGCAGACTAAAACAAATGCAGATTATCAGTAAACTTGAAGATCAAGTGATTGGTTTGTTTAGTCGGTATGACAAAAATAATGATACAGATGAAGTTAATAATGAAAATATTTGGGCAGAAGTTGGGTTAACGGGAAATGATATATTAAAGTCAAATGTTGTGCTGAAAGATAAATCAATGTCTAATGTTTTGACGAAATTAAATAAAAGATTTCA includes:
- a CDS encoding GGDEF domain-containing protein, with protein sequence MRNTSQNNKLQIVNVEEKDDVKVLYLDVNEINNKNIADFMTLPGGVSFVLAFISIDSDIDKAGKLLQEALPSDAKFMMVSAIGELYSTVGGRTTYPPMKEHRQKILLQAFSKRMVKKCEIISIPLHNEDLLEEREDISIDERIDLIKNEFDKAHSKINFPINSQDTVALTYIDGVSKCESFVVQAIYESKNYPCIFIGGSASGKMDFKNTYLHNGEKVLENHAVICFMKLNHNYKFGLFKTQGFVKGEGEYIIADADPANRYVSKVLDKNGKLVNFIDVLKERFNAESVEELLRVIANYTFATEINNEIFSRTILKIDEEKNRVYFYCDLAVGEKIIVVNRVSFLDTLKNDWQEFMFNKTKPIAGIVNDCITRRNVNADAIPKIDIFDDINMVGFSCFGEFFGVHMNDTLTAIFFFKVEDDEVFQDKYYDYFPIVYGEFKSYFLLRRLKQMQIISKLEDQVIGLFSRYDKNNDTDEVNNENIWAEVGLTGNDILKSNVVLKDKSMSNVLTKLNKRFHEYKENDLLKEDINLLVSCMQVILKNMSLRKNDLERKVMYMEQSLIKYTKDELTEVFTRRSGYEIISKMMNQQAHIYDYLTFAFIDVDNLKIVNDDYGHKEGDYYLKTIVDEIKTRIRGNDIICRYGGDEFIVVLPNCEERRARDIFEEINKNLPRINKIRDKKYKMSFSFGILRYDYESEMTFDDFIKTLDAKMYYYKKRKYKASNL